Proteins found in one Kitasatospora sp. NBC_00315 genomic segment:
- a CDS encoding GNAT family N-acetyltransferase, with protein sequence MSEQAQADGEVAVRVLDGEATAQLEEGLKEVFAQAFAEPPYGEGPADVDRAFRRFRSHTRKAGFLAAVAFGPGGQVVGMAFGYPLTATTRWWDTLTEAVPDDVRTEDGKRTFGLFELAVRPAWRRRGIATRLHTVLTEAVTNDRVMLNSRPEATAAQAAYRAWGYHCAGTAIPWDGAAPHHVLLLELRA encoded by the coding sequence GTGAGCGAGCAGGCCCAGGCGGACGGCGAGGTGGCGGTGCGGGTGTTGGACGGCGAGGCGACCGCGCAGCTGGAGGAGGGTTTGAAGGAGGTGTTCGCGCAGGCGTTCGCCGAGCCGCCCTACGGCGAGGGCCCGGCTGACGTCGACCGGGCGTTTCGCCGGTTCCGCTCCCACACCCGCAAGGCCGGCTTCCTGGCTGCCGTCGCGTTCGGCCCCGGCGGCCAGGTCGTGGGGATGGCGTTCGGCTACCCGCTCACGGCGACGACCAGGTGGTGGGACACCCTCACCGAGGCGGTGCCGGACGACGTCCGCACCGAGGACGGGAAGCGGACCTTCGGCCTGTTCGAGCTCGCAGTCCGCCCGGCCTGGCGGCGCCGGGGCATCGCCACCCGGCTGCACACCGTACTGACCGAGGCGGTGACCAACGACCGGGTGATGCTGAACAGCAGGCCCGAGGCGACCGCCGCGCAGGCCGCCTACCGGGCGTGGGGCTACCACTGCGCCGGCACCGCAATCCCCTGGGACGGCGCCGCACCGCACCACGTCCTGCTGCTGGAGCTCCGGGCCTGA